In Candidatus Nitrosarchaeum limnium SFB1, the following proteins share a genomic window:
- a CDS encoding hypothetical protein (hypothetical protein Nmar_1101), whose amino-acid sequence MEHVLFFDGNTKRISWTIQTNNSIIDQKREHAEIYLDKVSNIQSKYIGLHIGLFWGIGTFIIKNEDVVKIAIDDKSIFDHLSLNQKSDDIFIERRTFFIKQLLKQRKLKITYELIPSEKNLAAKKI is encoded by the coding sequence TTGGAGCATGTTTTATTTTTTGATGGCAATACTAAGAGAATATCATGGACAATTCAAACAAATAATTCAATTATAGACCAAAAAAGAGAGCATGCAGAAATTTACTTGGACAAAGTATCCAACATTCAATCAAAATACATTGGACTGCATATCGGATTATTTTGGGGAATTGGTACATTTATCATAAAAAATGAAGATGTTGTAAAAATAGCAATAGACGATAAATCTATTTTTGATCATCTTTCGTTGAATCAAAAAAGCGATGACATATTTATTGAGCGAAGAACTTTTTTTATCAAACAGTTGTTGAAACAAAGAAAGTTGAAAATAACATATGAGTTAATTCCATCGGAGAAAAACTTGGCTGCTAAAAAAATTTAA
- a CDS encoding 2-methylcitrate synthase/citrate synthase II: METKNIGLRGIEVADTKISNIDGEKGKLIYRGYDIFELTKKSSYEETAYLLLHDDLPTKEQLAEFKSKLNEARWIPKRMQINMGNWRKDADPMDMLQAFVSALAGYYDEEFATKEASYDKAINLIAKIPTIIASWQRVRDGLEIIDPDPSLDHAANFLYMMFGEKPDKEIEKIFDTCLILHADHTFNASTFVARQVASTRAHMYSAASAAIGALSGELHGGANTEVMKMLLEIGTIDNVVPWIKERMEKGERIMGMGHAVYKTYDPRATVLKELSRKLGAKTGEPWYDITEKVETTTIEEMKKQKGKDIYPNVDLYSASIYYMLKIPMDLNTPIFAISRVAGWAAHIIEEKFAEAAPKPALYRPKAVYVGKYCGPEGCEYKELDLRK; encoded by the coding sequence ATGGAAACAAAAAACATCGGCTTGCGTGGAATCGAAGTTGCCGACACTAAAATATCAAATATTGATGGAGAAAAAGGCAAATTAATTTACCGTGGTTATGATATCTTTGAACTCACAAAAAAATCAAGTTATGAAGAAACAGCATATCTATTATTGCACGATGATCTGCCAACTAAAGAACAGCTGGCTGAATTCAAATCCAAATTAAATGAAGCAAGATGGATTCCAAAAAGAATGCAAATCAACATGGGAAATTGGAGAAAGGATGCAGATCCTATGGATATGTTGCAGGCGTTTGTTTCAGCACTTGCTGGATATTATGATGAAGAATTTGCAACAAAAGAAGCAAGTTATGATAAAGCTATCAATCTGATTGCTAAAATTCCAACGATAATTGCAAGTTGGCAAAGAGTTAGAGACGGCTTGGAAATTATTGATCCTGATCCATCTTTAGATCATGCAGCAAATTTCCTATACATGATGTTTGGTGAAAAACCAGATAAAGAAATTGAAAAGATATTTGACACTTGTTTGATTCTTCATGCTGATCATACATTTAACGCATCAACATTTGTCGCAAGACAAGTTGCATCAACTAGAGCCCACATGTATTCAGCTGCAAGTGCTGCCATAGGTGCATTAAGTGGTGAACTACATGGAGGAGCAAATACTGAAGTGATGAAGATGCTTTTAGAAATAGGGACAATAGACAATGTAGTTCCATGGATTAAAGAAAGAATGGAAAAAGGTGAAAGAATAATGGGAATGGGTCATGCAGTATACAAAACATATGATCCGAGAGCAACCGTTCTAAAAGAATTATCAAGAAAACTCGGTGCAAAAACAGGTGAACCATGGTATGACATTACAGAAAAAGTTGAAACAACAACTATTGAAGAAATGAAAAAACAAAAAGGAAAAGACATCTATCCAAATGTGGATTTGTATAGTGCATCAATTTACTATATGCTAAAAATTCCAATGGATTTGAACACACCAATCTTTGCAATATCAAGAGTTGCAGGATGGGCAGCACACATCATTGAAGAAAAATTTGCAGAAGCAGCACCAAAACCTGCACTGTATAGACCAAAGGCAGTCTATGTTGGAAAGTATTGCGGGCCAGAAGGCTGTGAATACAAAGAGCTTGACCTGAGAAAATAA
- a CDS encoding hypothetical protein (hypothetical protein Nmar_1100) translates to MLESHTFFSKMVDELVEFSEYDPELKDGIRWLDDQAQKKGITFYDMVFEVLYKHDVNSKAKEWLNTRN, encoded by the coding sequence ATGTTAGAGTCACACACATTCTTCTCAAAGATGGTAGATGAACTTGTAGAATTCTCAGAATATGATCCTGAATTAAAAGATGGAATTCGTTGGTTAGATGATCAGGCTCAGAAAAAGGGAATCACATTTTATGATATGGTCTTTGAAGTATTGTACAAACATGATGTAAATTCAAAAGCAAAAGAATGGCTTAACACAAGAAACTAA